Genomic window (Planococcus sp. MSAK28401):
GAAAGCGAAGGCCAAAGCAGCTCTTGAAGATGAAACGAAGACACAAATCTACGCCCAACGCAAAATTGACGTAGAAAGTGTGTTCGGTCATATCAAGGGCAATCGGTCGTTCCGCCGATTTCTCCTCCGGGGCTTAGAGAAAGTGCATACAGAGTTCGGGATTGTGGCATTGGCCCACAACCTCCTGAAAGTAGCCGGCATGCGCCGGCTACTTTCAGTGACCTCACCAATAAATGAAAAACAGACGGAGAAAAAGAAATTCTTTTTCTCCGTCTGCTTTATTTTAGGGGCTTATGGGACAGCCCCTTTATTATTCAAAGGCCTCGTCTTCCATATACATGACTTCCCATAAATGTCCGTCCGGGTCGTGAAAACTCCAGGAATACATAAACTTATTGTCCATCGGCTCGTTCGCGGAACTGCCACCGGCTGCCATCGCTTTTTCCACCCATTCATCAACGGCCTCCCGGCTAGACGCCGATAGAGCAATGATCGCCTCTGCGCTGTTGGAGGTATCGGCAATGTCTTTATGGGTGAAGCTTTTGAAGAAGTCTTCTACCAGCAGCATGGCGTACATATTTTGGCCGATGATCATGCAAGTGGCGTTATTATCCGTCATCCGCTCATCGAAATCAAAGCCCATTTCGCCAAAAAACTTCATCGATCTTTCCAAATCCTTAACCGGCAAATTAACGAAAATCTGGTTCGCTTGAATGGCCATGTTTCCGCTTCCCTTCTTTTTCGTTTATCGTTCACTCTTCTATTCGTGGAATGAACTGAAAATCCTCCCTATCGTTTCAGTTTCTTTACCCCTCTTGCATAAAATCCGGCCATCTCTTCCTCGGGCACGAGTGCCCCTCCTGTCAGCCAGACGATATGTGTCGCTTTTTCCACATCAATGTCATGTTCTTCAGCGTAGTTTGTCGCTGCCATCATAAATGGCCCGGCAAATCCGGCTGCTGCGGAAGGTTCGATTTTGATTTCTTCACTATCTTTCAGCATGGCGAGCAGCGGAAACAACTCTTCGTCTTCGAACGTCGCAATGCCCGATATCAATTGTTCAGAACTTGCGGACGCGAAGCTTGATGCCCTGCCGACTGCGAGCCCGTCCGCCTCCGTCCTATTGTCGATGCCGATGTCCTGGACGCAGATGCCGCTCTTCAAGCCTGTCATGAGACCGAGCAAGACGGCAGGTGAATGCGTCGGTTCGATGAACACCGGATGGACGTGATCGCCGAACAGGTGTCGTAGCCCGAATGCGATGCCCCCTGGCGCCCCGCCGACACCGCATGGCAAGTAGACGAATAGCGGATGCTCTTTATCTACCGGAACTTTCTTTTGTTCCAATTGCTGTTTCAAACGAAGTGCCGCCACGCTATAGCCGAGAAACAATTCGCGGGATTTCTCGTCATCGACAAAATAGCCGTTCGGCAGATGGAGCGTCTCTTCGCGCCCTGCCGTGACCGCTTCACTGAAGTCGCCGCTGAATTCGACGACGCGAACTCCCTTTTTCCGCAGCAGCTCTTTTTTCCACCCTTTGGCATCCGCTGACATATAGACGGAGACCTTGAAACCGAGTTCAGCGCTGATGATGCCGATGCTCAAGCCTAAATTCCCGGTCGAGCCGACGCCGATGGAATGGAGTCCGAAGAACTTTTTAGCTTCGTCCGTTGCAAACCATTCATAGGAATCCTCACGCGTGATAAGCCCTTCTTCCAGCGCCAGGTTCTCTGCATAGCGCAGCACTTCAAAAAATCCGCCGCGCGCCTTCACCGATCCTGCAACAGGCAGTTCATTGTCGCATTTAACGAATAACTTCCCTGGCAGCTGCTCGCCGTAATACACTTCCAGTTGACGTCGCATGTGGCTAACTTCCCGCAATTCCGATTCGATGATTCCTCCCGTTTCAACCGTCTCGGGGAACACTTTCATCAAATACGGGGCGAAGCGCAGCCATAAGCGTTCTGCCTCCTGCAAATCATGCATTGTCACTGGCAAGCCCTGTACCTGATCCATTTCCCTGCGCTTTGGGTTCAGCCAGACGACCGGCTTCAAGTCGAGTAAATCCCCCATCAGCGGATGTTCATCCGTCCATTTGTGGATTTCATGTTTGGTAAGTCCCATGTCTACCGCCTCCTTATCGTTAGTTGTACCATACCCCTTTTTGCTTTCTTTATTTAACTAAAAAACGGAAAAAAACCTTCGCCCATCCTGTCGATGTGCGAAGGTTTTCTTATGAAGTCAATGCGCCAGCTTTCAGTTTTTCGTGCCATTCGCTGAGCATCGGCAAATCCTCTGCCGCTATCGCTCCGCTTTCCCTGGCTTGTTCAACCAGTGCCGGGAAATCCGTCAAGGTGTGGAAGGTGAATCCCGCTTCCTGTATCGCTTGCTGTGCTTGAGGCAGCCCGTAAGTGAAGATCGCAGCAATTCCAGCCACTTTAAAGCCGGCATTTTGTAAGGCTTGTGCCGCCTGCAGCACGGATCCGCCTTTGGAGATCAAGTCTTCGATGACGACGGCTTTTTGTCCTGGCTCGATTTTTCCTTCAATCAAATTCGATTGCCCGTGGCCTTTCGGTTTCGAACGTACATAGACCATTGGCAGATCGAGGCGTTCGGCAACCCATGCCGCATGCGGGATGCCCGCCGTCGCGGTTCCCGCAATTACTTGCGCATCGGGATACTCGCGGCGTATCGTTTCCGCGAGCCCATCAGCGATCGCCTTGCGGACTTCCGGATAGGACATCGTCAGCCGATTGTCGCAGTAAATCGGCGATTTGACGCCTGATGCCCAAGTAAAGGGGTCGTTCGGGCGCAGCTCGACCGCGCCGATTGATAATAGCTGTTGTGCGATTTGTTTTTTCATAAACGACCGCTCCATTCTCCGTTGATGTAGTCATAGCTTTTTTGCGGGTTTTCCGAGCGGGTGATGGCTCTTCCGACGACGATATGGGTCGAGCCTTGCGCTTTTGCATCTTTTGGTGTCGCGATGCGCTTTTGGTCATGGCTTTCCGATGCAGCTGGGCGGATGCCCGGAGTGACGCGCAGGAAATCTTCGCCGCATGCCACGCCGATTGCTTTCGCTTCATGGACCGAACAGACGACACCATCAAGCCCTGCCTGTTTCGCCAGTTTCGCGTAATGCAAGACCGATTGTTCCAGGCTCACCGAAATCAATTGCTCTTGTTGCATCTGTTCTTCGCTGGTCGAAGTCAATTGCGTCACAGCGATCAACTTCGTCCCGCTGCCAGCAAGCCCACGTTTTGCGGCTTCCATCATGGCAAGGCCGCCCGCTGCATGGACATTGACCATATCGACGCCGAGTTCTGCGATGCGGCGCATGGCAGATTCAACGGTATTTGGGATATCGTGTAATTTCAAGTCGAGGAAAATATCATGGCCGTAATGATTTAATGTCTGAACGAGTTCCGGCCCTTCCTGATAGAACAATTCCATTCCGACTTTCAAGAACAAGGGTTCCGTGAACTCCGATAAAAATTCTTCCACATCG
Coding sequences:
- a CDS encoding VOC family protein, translated to MAIQANQIFVNLPVKDLERSMKFFGEMGFDFDERMTDNNATCMIIGQNMYAMLLVEDFFKSFTHKDIADTSNSAEAIIALSASSREAVDEWVEKAMAAGGSSANEPMDNKFMYSWSFHDPDGHLWEVMYMEDEAFE
- a CDS encoding D-serine ammonia-lyase, encoding MGLTKHEIHKWTDEHPLMGDLLDLKPVVWLNPKRREMDQVQGLPVTMHDLQEAERLWLRFAPYLMKVFPETVETGGIIESELREVSHMRRQLEVYYGEQLPGKLFVKCDNELPVAGSVKARGGFFEVLRYAENLALEEGLITREDSYEWFATDEAKKFFGLHSIGVGSTGNLGLSIGIISAELGFKVSVYMSADAKGWKKELLRKKGVRVVEFSGDFSEAVTAGREETLHLPNGYFVDDEKSRELFLGYSVAALRLKQQLEQKKVPVDKEHPLFVYLPCGVGGAPGGIAFGLRHLFGDHVHPVFIEPTHSPAVLLGLMTGLKSGICVQDIGIDNRTEADGLAVGRASSFASASSEQLISGIATFEDEELFPLLAMLKDSEEIKIEPSAAAGFAGPFMMAATNYAEEHDIDVEKATHIVWLTGGALVPEEEMAGFYARGVKKLKR
- the pyrE gene encoding orotate phosphoribosyltransferase; translated protein: MKKQIAQQLLSIGAVELRPNDPFTWASGVKSPIYCDNRLTMSYPEVRKAIADGLAETIRREYPDAQVIAGTATAGIPHAAWVAERLDLPMVYVRSKPKGHGQSNLIEGKIEPGQKAVVIEDLISKGGSVLQAAQALQNAGFKVAGIAAIFTYGLPQAQQAIQEAGFTFHTLTDFPALVEQARESGAIAAEDLPMLSEWHEKLKAGALTS
- the pyrF gene encoding orotidine-5'-phosphate decarboxylase, whose protein sequence is MTSKPIIALDFPSKLDVEEFLSEFTEPLFLKVGMELFYQEGPELVQTLNHYGHDIFLDLKLHDIPNTVESAMRRIAELGVDMVNVHAAGGLAMMEAAKRGLAGSGTKLIAVTQLTSTSEEQMQQEQLISVSLEQSVLHYAKLAKQAGLDGVVCSVHEAKAIGVACGEDFLRVTPGIRPAASESHDQKRIATPKDAKAQGSTHIVVGRAITRSENPQKSYDYINGEWSGRL